In Harpia harpyja isolate bHarHar1 chromosome Z, bHarHar1 primary haplotype, whole genome shotgun sequence, a single window of DNA contains:
- the XPA gene encoding DNA repair protein complementing XP-A cells — MAGAAPAPAPAEEAASGAAGERPPLSAAALAKIERNRQRALALRQARLAARPYPAAGGVRARAPPKVVDTGGGFFLEEEEEEEEPGAAEKIVHPPAPVLEFDYLICGDCGKEFMDSYLMQHFDWATCDNCRDAEDKHKLITRTEAKEEYLLKDCDLDKREPVLRFIVKKNPHNSRWGDMKLYLKLQVVKRSLEVWGSEESLQKAKELRRDSRERMKQKKFDKKVKELRRAMRSSLWKKEASIHEHEYGAEENIDEDVYKKICTVCGHELTYEKM, encoded by the exons ATggcgggcgcggccccggccccggccccggcggaggAGGCGGCTTCGGGCGCGGCGGGCGAGCGGCCGCCCCTCTCGGCGGCGGCGCTGGCGAAGATCGAGCGGAACCGGCAACGGGCGCTGGCACTGCGGCAGGCGCGGCTGGCGGCCCGGCCCTACCCTGCCGCAG GCGGCGTGCGGGCGCGGGCCCCCCCCAAGGTCGTGGACACGGGAGGGGGCTTCttcctggaggaggaggaggaggaggaagagcccgGCGCCGCCGAGAAGATCGTGCATCCCCCCG CACCTGTACTAGAATTTGACTATCTCATCTGTGGAGACTGTGGCAAAGAATTCATGGATTCCTACCTTATGCAGCACTTTGATTGGGCAACATGTGATAATTGCAG AGATGCTGAAGATAAACATAAGCTTATAACAAGGACAGAAGCAAAGGAAGAGTATCTTCTTAAAGACTGTGACTTAGACAAGAGGGAACCAGTGCTCAGATTCATTGTGAAGAAAAACCCTCATAATTCACGATGGGGTGACAtgaaactttatttaaaactacAG GTAGTCAAGCGTTCTCTTGAAGTTTGGGGTAGTGAAGAATCATTGCAAAAAGCAAAGGAACTCCGCCGTGACAGCAGAGAGAGGATGAAACAGAAGAAGTTTGATAAGAAAGTTAAAG AACTCCGCCGTGCTATGAGGAGTAGTTTGTGGAAGAAAGAAGCTAGTATTCATGAACATGAGTatggagcagaagaaaacattgatGAAGATGTATATAAAAAGATATGTACTGTATGTGGCCATGAATTAACTTATGAGAAGATGTAG